From a single Drosophila sulfurigaster albostrigata strain 15112-1811.04 chromosome 3, ASM2355843v2, whole genome shotgun sequence genomic region:
- the LOC133841824 gene encoding hydroxyacylglutathione hydrolase, mitochondrial isoform X1 gives MFSSVWRSVETQLTSYYFRGSSKFVVQQKKSGIIGAQLLLSGCHHRRHRHTSGAGAGSSVKRFLGVQVCCVNLQKLRTVGFRGMHSTLEDVKLNGFDVKILPALQDNYMYLIVDNKTREAAVVDPVDPDLVIKTVQAENLKLNKVLTTHHHWDHAGGNEKLVKLWSGGELEVYGGDDRIGAMNNKVRQNDTFNIGELNVRCLSTPCHTTGHICYHVTVPGEPNTGAVFTGDTLFQGGCGRFFEGTAEEMYAALCEKLSGLPDETKVFCGHEYTLQNMSFARHVEPDSVIIQNRIEWAKLKRASKDPTVPSTIAEEKSWNPFMRVNEAVVKKHAGTEEESGVATMGVLRKEKDTFKA, from the exons ATGTTTTCATCGGTGTGGCGAAGCGTTGAAACGCAATTAACTTCGTACTATTTTCGAGGTTCGTCCAAATTTGTAGTGCAGCAGAAGAAAAGCGGCATTATTGGAGCCCAACTTCTTCTGTCTGGttgtcatcatcgtcgtcatcgtcatacTTCTGGTGCTGGTGCTGGATCTTCTGTTAAGCGCTTTCTGGGTGTCCAAGTCTGTTGCGTCAATT TACAAAAGTTGCGCACAGTCGGCTTCAGAGGCATGCATAGTACTTTGGAGGATGTGAAGCTCAATGGCTTCGATGTCAAAATTCTGCCTGCTCTGCAGGATAATTACATGTACTTGATTGTGGATAACAAGACACGcgaagctgctgttgttgatccCGTTGATCCCGATTTGGTTATCAAGACGGTGCAGGCAGAGAATCTGAAGTTGAACAAGGTGCTGACCACACATCATCATTGGGATCATGCTGGCGGCAATGAGAAGCTGGTGAAGCTCTGGTCTGGCGGCGAACTGGAAGTTTATGGCGGTGATGATCGCATTGGTGCCATGAACAATAAGGTGCGCCAAAATGACACCTTCAATATTGGCGAACTGAATGTGCGCTGCCTATCAACACCTTGTCACACCACTGGTCACATTTGCTATCATGTAACAGTGCCCGGTGAACCCAATACGGGCGCCGTCTTTACCGGCGACACACTGTTCCAAGGCGGCTGCGGACGCTTCTTTGAAGGCACCGCCGAGGAAATGTACGCTGCTCTGTGCGAGAAGTTGTCCGGTTTGCCCGATGAGACTAAAGTTTTTTGTGGTCATGAGTATACATTGCAGAACATGAGCTTTGCTCGCCATGTTGAGCCAGACAGCGTCATTATCCAGAATCGAATTGAGTGGGCCAAATTGAAGCGCGCTTCCAAAGATCCTACCGTGCCATCGACAATTGCTGAAGAGAAATCGTGGAATCCATTTATGCGCGTTAATGAAGCCGTGGTAAAGAAACATGCGGGCACTGAGGAGGAATCTGGTGTGGCCACCATGGGCGTGTTACGCAAGGAGAAGGATACTTTTAAGGCTTAA
- the LOC133841824 gene encoding hydroxyacylglutathione hydrolase, mitochondrial isoform X2 — MFSSVWRSVETQLTSYYFRVQKLRTVGFRGMHSTLEDVKLNGFDVKILPALQDNYMYLIVDNKTREAAVVDPVDPDLVIKTVQAENLKLNKVLTTHHHWDHAGGNEKLVKLWSGGELEVYGGDDRIGAMNNKVRQNDTFNIGELNVRCLSTPCHTTGHICYHVTVPGEPNTGAVFTGDTLFQGGCGRFFEGTAEEMYAALCEKLSGLPDETKVFCGHEYTLQNMSFARHVEPDSVIIQNRIEWAKLKRASKDPTVPSTIAEEKSWNPFMRVNEAVVKKHAGTEEESGVATMGVLRKEKDTFKA; from the exons ATGTTTTCATCGGTGTGGCGAAGCGTTGAAACGCAATTAACTTCGTACTATTTTCGAG TACAAAAGTTGCGCACAGTCGGCTTCAGAGGCATGCATAGTACTTTGGAGGATGTGAAGCTCAATGGCTTCGATGTCAAAATTCTGCCTGCTCTGCAGGATAATTACATGTACTTGATTGTGGATAACAAGACACGcgaagctgctgttgttgatccCGTTGATCCCGATTTGGTTATCAAGACGGTGCAGGCAGAGAATCTGAAGTTGAACAAGGTGCTGACCACACATCATCATTGGGATCATGCTGGCGGCAATGAGAAGCTGGTGAAGCTCTGGTCTGGCGGCGAACTGGAAGTTTATGGCGGTGATGATCGCATTGGTGCCATGAACAATAAGGTGCGCCAAAATGACACCTTCAATATTGGCGAACTGAATGTGCGCTGCCTATCAACACCTTGTCACACCACTGGTCACATTTGCTATCATGTAACAGTGCCCGGTGAACCCAATACGGGCGCCGTCTTTACCGGCGACACACTGTTCCAAGGCGGCTGCGGACGCTTCTTTGAAGGCACCGCCGAGGAAATGTACGCTGCTCTGTGCGAGAAGTTGTCCGGTTTGCCCGATGAGACTAAAGTTTTTTGTGGTCATGAGTATACATTGCAGAACATGAGCTTTGCTCGCCATGTTGAGCCAGACAGCGTCATTATCCAGAATCGAATTGAGTGGGCCAAATTGAAGCGCGCTTCCAAAGATCCTACCGTGCCATCGACAATTGCTGAAGAGAAATCGTGGAATCCATTTATGCGCGTTAATGAAGCCGTGGTAAAGAAACATGCGGGCACTGAGGAGGAATCTGGTGTGGCCACCATGGGCGTGTTACGCAAGGAGAAGGATACTTTTAAGGCTTAA
- the LOC133841824 gene encoding hydroxyacylglutathione hydrolase, mitochondrial isoform X3 — translation MHSTLEDVKLNGFDVKILPALQDNYMYLIVDNKTREAAVVDPVDPDLVIKTVQAENLKLNKVLTTHHHWDHAGGNEKLVKLWSGGELEVYGGDDRIGAMNNKVRQNDTFNIGELNVRCLSTPCHTTGHICYHVTVPGEPNTGAVFTGDTLFQGGCGRFFEGTAEEMYAALCEKLSGLPDETKVFCGHEYTLQNMSFARHVEPDSVIIQNRIEWAKLKRASKDPTVPSTIAEEKSWNPFMRVNEAVVKKHAGTEEESGVATMGVLRKEKDTFKA, via the coding sequence ATGCATAGTACTTTGGAGGATGTGAAGCTCAATGGCTTCGATGTCAAAATTCTGCCTGCTCTGCAGGATAATTACATGTACTTGATTGTGGATAACAAGACACGcgaagctgctgttgttgatccCGTTGATCCCGATTTGGTTATCAAGACGGTGCAGGCAGAGAATCTGAAGTTGAACAAGGTGCTGACCACACATCATCATTGGGATCATGCTGGCGGCAATGAGAAGCTGGTGAAGCTCTGGTCTGGCGGCGAACTGGAAGTTTATGGCGGTGATGATCGCATTGGTGCCATGAACAATAAGGTGCGCCAAAATGACACCTTCAATATTGGCGAACTGAATGTGCGCTGCCTATCAACACCTTGTCACACCACTGGTCACATTTGCTATCATGTAACAGTGCCCGGTGAACCCAATACGGGCGCCGTCTTTACCGGCGACACACTGTTCCAAGGCGGCTGCGGACGCTTCTTTGAAGGCACCGCCGAGGAAATGTACGCTGCTCTGTGCGAGAAGTTGTCCGGTTTGCCCGATGAGACTAAAGTTTTTTGTGGTCATGAGTATACATTGCAGAACATGAGCTTTGCTCGCCATGTTGAGCCAGACAGCGTCATTATCCAGAATCGAATTGAGTGGGCCAAATTGAAGCGCGCTTCCAAAGATCCTACCGTGCCATCGACAATTGCTGAAGAGAAATCGTGGAATCCATTTATGCGCGTTAATGAAGCCGTGGTAAAGAAACATGCGGGCACTGAGGAGGAATCTGGTGTGGCCACCATGGGCGTGTTACGCAAGGAGAAGGATACTTTTAAGGCTTAA
- the LOC133841827 gene encoding peroxisomal membrane protein PEX16: MDQLKGLVKAYEAWVAKNPDVVGDFETTAKWVSYFVAGRISNSNVLSELVYTLSNILVFYNDRIIDRARAVNDNAVIRLQTGLCYRLKVTLTTLEYCEVFIEISARRLFGQKGKWLVIALIQLAKAAGRLFLLKHSTLDIITSPPITALNRRVLSKQRQAASATAATDSLSQSEHSITFQLKRSGRIIRKVEGAPPIQYRDFKLHVDNADAAKTQMPRELLQAEYLYIAKPLVHLAAMGLFGQRSWKQYMVALSIDLYSVHVYRQHRHLMSKQQKLELSRRCVNLLYFLVRSPFYDNYSKSRIERVLGFVAQHVPIAKVVAGPIKDYIPQWQNTYFYLWST; this comes from the exons atgGACCAGCTAAAGGGCTTAGTCAAGGCCTACGAGGCCTGGGTGGCCAAGAATCCCGATGTAGTTGGCGACTTCGAGACCACAGCCAAATGGGTGTCGTACTTTGTGGCAG GTCGCATATCAAACTCAAATGTGCTGTCGGAACTTGTGTACACACTGTCCAACATCCTGGTGTTTTACAACGACCGCATCATCGACCGGGCACGTGCTGTCAACGACAACGCCGTGATCCGTCTGCAAACCGGCCTTTGCTATCGACTAAAGGTCACGCTGACGACGCTCGAATATTGTGAGGTGTTCATTGAGATATCAGCACGCCGACTGTTCGGCCAGAAAGGAAAATGGCTGGTGATAGCACTTATTCAGCTGGCCAAGGCAGCTGGACGCTTGTTTCTGCTGAAACATTCGACTTTGGACATTATCACCTCACCGCCCATCACAGCCCTTAATCGACGTGTGCTGAGCAAACAGCGCCAAGCAGCAtctgccaccgccgccactgACAGTTTGTCCCAATCGGAGCACTCCATAACGTTTCAATTGAAACGCTCAGGTCGAATTATACGCAAAGTCGAGGGTGCTCCGCCTATTCAGTATCGCGACTTTAAACTGCACGTGGACAATGCGGATGCGGCCAAGACGCAAATGCCACGCGAATTGCTGCAAGCCGAGTATTTATACATTGCCAAACCTCTGGTACATCTGGCGGCCATGGGTCTGTTTGGTCAGCGCAGCTGGAAACAGTACATGGTTGCTTTGTCCATTGATCTGTATAGCGTGCATGTGTATCGCCAGCATCGCCATCTGATGTCCAAGCAACAGAAATTGGAGCTGAGCAGGCGATGCGTGAACCTGTTGTATTTCCTGGTGCGTTCGCCCTTCTATGACAACTACAGCAAGTCGAGGATAGAGAGAGTGCTCGGCTTTGTCGCGCAGCATGTGCCCATTGCCAAGGTGGTGGCTGGTCCTATAAAGGATTACATTCCACAGTGGCAAAACACTTACTTCTATTTGTGGTCAACTTAA